One Pseudobacteroides sp. genomic window, AACAACAAAAAACAAAAATTCAAGTTTTGTTACTATATCCGTAAGCAAATGTAACACATCCTTTCAAATTAGTTGAAATTTCTCATTCTATTAAGTAAACTAATGTTAGTAAGCTTTATCCAACTATATTAATAACTTCAAGACACAGGGGGGTGATTTAATTTGGCAGAATGGACAAGTATTTTAGAGGTACATGCAAAATGCTGGGATTATTTAATCAGTATTCAAAAATCCGATCCTAATTTCTTCTTTGTTCCAAGAAAAATTAATAAATTGAATCGGTTAGAACAAGGATATTTTTTTATTGGTAATGATACATATATGCAGATATCTTTTTGGGATGGTAGCGATACCTACGAAAAGATCCATAATATTTCTTGGGGGGTAAACAATAAGGGTATATGCTTTATAGAGCTAAGTTCAAAAGATAATCCTGACAGAGCCGTATACTTAGCTGAGCTTATAAATATACTGGAGGAAAAGACTGGGATAACCTTTCAAGATTTAAACAAAGGTAAGTGGCGTTATGATTATCCTAATAATACTTTTTATTTAGATTCACTACATAGTTTTATTCAGAGAGAAAAAATTATAATTGATGAATACATAAAAGTGCACCCTGAATCAGGCATTTCAATGCTTGATTCAAATTTTAATGAGCAATACGTTCTAAAACTTTTAAATAAAGCTAGCAATAATCCGCAAAAAAACAAAAGTACTAAAAAGCAGGAAGGATCAGTATCTGTATCCCCTTCAAGCTACTTAATGTCTTTACACCACAATGAGTTACAAAACGTCATGGCAGATTACTTAAAAGCTCAAGATAATGTTTCTATTGTTTATACTGAAGTAAATAATGTTGATATATCTGTTAAGACCATTACTGGTGAAAGAATATTTTATGAACTAAAGACAAGTGATGCAAAGCAAGCAATGCGACTGGCTATAGGTCAACTTTTAGAATACTGCCATTACAATGATAAAACTGGTGCTAATAAACTTATAATTATTACCAAATATCCCCCAACTGCAAACGATATAACCTACATTCAAAAGCTTAGAAAACTTTATAATCTACCTATTTATTACCAGCAATTTGATATGGAAGAGAAAGTATTATTGGAGATTTATTAATCGGAGCTATTGACTAACTTCTTTTTCTCCCACCAATTTCAGATTAACCTTACCTTTCAGCAATTGCCATTTCACATTTCACTTCCTCTGCCTGATACTCGCTTTCATTTCCTTGTCCATTTTCATCAACAACCTTCCAGTTGGTAGCGATAACTTCTTTCCCATGGGTCTGGGAGACATCAAATAAATGTTTTATAGTAAGCCTCGCATTCTCATATTCACATACTGCAATGCCTGTAGAACCTTTATTGGCATACCTTCCAACTCTATTCCATATAGCTGTTGGTGCAAGCATTGTTACATTTGGATTTTGAGCAAATATAAGCAGTGTGTTATCAAAGCTATATTTGTAAAATGTTGATGCAAACCTTAGATAATCTCGCCAACTGCTTTCATTTCTAGTGATATGTGGAGCAATAGTTTCATATATTGTCTTTAACTTTTCATCTTTTCTCAAGCTGAATTAACCTCCTTCCTTTCGGGATGCATATTAAAAAACAGCTCAAGTGCTTCTTCCACCACCTTTTCAATTTCATTTGATTTAGTATCAGGAGAAAAAAACTTCGAATACACCCTATGATTGATTTTAATTGATGGAGTTGTTGATTTTGGCTTTTTATTTATCTCACCGGATAAAATCTGATATATGACTTTTTCATTTAATTTGCCATCATTCGAATAACTTATTAACATTTGCGTCTTCTTCATATCCACTTTAAACTCATTTTGGGAAAGCACCTGCTCAATTTCTTTTTGCTCATTTTCTTTTAAATATGATATATCAACGGCACATCTGATGGAAATTTCATCGTTATCAACTCTATCTTTAAGTGCATTAATCATCTTATCAATTCGTAGTAGCCTGGCAACTGTATTCTTTGAAAGCCCATACTCACTGCCTACTTTTTCCCTTGTCGTCAACTTCTGCCCCACTGGGGCAGAAGTTTCGTTATCCCTTATGTATTCAGGGTTTTCAAGTCTTTTAAGTTCATCAATTATATCATTTCTTTTGCCTTGGGAGAACATTTTGGAGTGACTTAATGAAAGTACTGTTGCTTTTTCTGATGGAAGCATATCTGTGAATGACCGCTGAATCACATTAGTTTCTACAACATACATAAGTGCTTCTTCATCTGTTAAGTATTCCTTTACTATACATGGGCCCTCAGTAAGTCCTGCAATCTTTGCCCCATTCATTCGATTGTGCCCGGCAAGCATTTCATACTCAAAACCATCTTCACCACATTCAATTTTCCTCACTATCATGGGAGCCAAAATACCATTTGCCTTTATGCTTTCAACCAAGTCATCAAGCCGTTCATCACTATATAGCCTGAATGGATGATTTTGATAGGAGCGAATTTTATTGAATGGTATGGTCAGAAATACTTTATCATTTGCTTGAATTGGTAATGTTGGTTCATCTGCCATTAATAATTCATCAAGTGACTTAACTTTCTTTGCAATTGGTCTAGTTACCATTCATTATCAACTCCTTTGCTACTTGGCTGTATGCAATTCCAGCCTTTGATTTCCTGTCAAAATCAATAATACTCATACCATATCTATTGGCTTCTCCAACTCTAATGGAACGTGGAATATGTACTTTAAATATCTTCATTCCATTTTTATATGCTTCTGTTACCTCTTCGCAGACTTCTCTATGAAGATTTGTCTGCATGTCACACATAGTCAGAAGGATTCCCTCAAACTGAATTTTCGGATTGATTCTCTTTCTTATCTTCAAGATGGTCTTTGTTAAGTCTGTGAGCCCCATCGTAGCATAATACTCCGGGTTTATTGGAATAATCACACTGTCAGCAGCTGATAAAGCATTGATAGTAAGTGGTCCTAAAGATGGATTTGTATCAATGAAAATATAATCATAATCCTTTCTAAGTGGTTCCAGGATATTGGCAAGTAGCTTCTCACTTCCCATTTCCATACGTAAGTTGGCTTCAACTACCGATAAATGAATACTGCTTGGAATAAAGTCCACATTTCCATGAGCATAAATGTATTCCTCTGGATATGGAAGCAGTTCCTCATCCATAGCCTTGTACATTATCTCGGCGATTGTGGTTGTTATTTTAGTATTCTCATATGCAAATGATGATGTTAGGTTGGATTGCGGGTCGAAATCTAGAGCCAGCACCTTCTTTCCTTGCTCTCCAAGGGAAAATGCCATATTCCTTACACTGGTGGTCTTGGCTACACCACCTTTTTGGTTTGCAACTGCTATAATCTTTGCATTCATAGACACCCTTCTTTCTTAATATTCGCTATTGTACACTTAATAATTTTATAATACACTATTCAGTGTGTATTTGCAACAATAATTAAATTTTATAATGTGTATTTTATAGTTTTTGTTGATAATACACACCATTAAGTGTATATTATTTATGAGGATGGTGATCAATAATGCCTTTCACTATGGGCGAAAAAATTCGTATATTAGCAAAAAGAAAAAAAGTAACCATTTCAGAACTGGCTACTTTAATTAGTACTACTAATCAAAATTTATCAAATAAATTGACCCGGGATAATTTCTCAGAAAAAGAGCTTAAGCAAATTGCCGAAGCTCTTGGATGCAGGTTTGAAGGATTCTTTATTTTTGAAGATGGCGAGAAAGTATAAATATTCCAATTCACAAAACACAAAAAGTCATTATATTTTTAAGATCCTTTAAAGTAACAGCTTTTAAACAACAAATACTATGTTCAACCATTTATAACATTCAGGTGAGTGTGCAGACGAGATTTTCGGAGGATATCCATGGTTTCATAAGGAAGAACTTCTAACTCTTGAAACCTTCCCCTGGTCACCCTATGTTAAAGAGCGAAAGAGCATTCTGTCTCCCGAAATAAATGCCTGTTTAAACCT contains:
- a CDS encoding AAA family ATPase; its protein translation is MNAKIIAVANQKGGVAKTTSVRNMAFSLGEQGKKVLALDFDPQSNLTSSFAYENTKITTTIAEIMYKAMDEELLPYPEEYIYAHGNVDFIPSSIHLSVVEANLRMEMGSEKLLANILEPLRKDYDYIFIDTNPSLGPLTINALSAADSVIIPINPEYYATMGLTDLTKTILKIRKRINPKIQFEGILLTMCDMQTNLHREVCEEVTEAYKNGMKIFKVHIPRSIRVGEANRYGMSIIDFDRKSKAGIAYSQVAKELIMNGN
- a CDS encoding helix-turn-helix transcriptional regulator, which gives rise to MPFTMGEKIRILAKRKKVTISELATLISTTNQNLSNKLTRDNFSEKELKQIAEALGCRFEGFFIFEDGEKV
- a CDS encoding ParB N-terminal domain-containing protein, coding for MVTRPIAKKVKSLDELLMADEPTLPIQANDKVFLTIPFNKIRSYQNHPFRLYSDERLDDLVESIKANGILAPMIVRKIECGEDGFEYEMLAGHNRMNGAKIAGLTEGPCIVKEYLTDEEALMYVVETNVIQRSFTDMLPSEKATVLSLSHSKMFSQGKRNDIIDELKRLENPEYIRDNETSAPVGQKLTTREKVGSEYGLSKNTVARLLRIDKMINALKDRVDNDEISIRCAVDISYLKENEQKEIEQVLSQNEFKVDMKKTQMLISYSNDGKLNEKVIYQILSGEINKKPKSTTPSIKINHRVYSKFFSPDTKSNEIEKVVEEALELFFNMHPERKEVNSA